From a single Glycine soja cultivar W05 chromosome 19, ASM419377v2, whole genome shotgun sequence genomic region:
- the LOC114399224 gene encoding cytochrome P450 82A3-like: protein MDLLLNCINLNSIAIASFICLIFVCLFLHSKNSRGKDAPVVAGAWPILGHLSLLNGSQAPHKMMGTLADKYGPLFTIKLGVKPALVLSNWEMSKELFTTNDLAVSSRPKLVAVEVMSYNQAFVGLAPYGPYWRELRKIVTFEFLSNRRIEQRSHIRVSEVRTSIRELFHVWSSGNKNESSYTLVDITQWFAYLTFNMVVRMVVGKRYFGVMHVEGKDKAERFMKNIREFMNLMGTFTVADGVPCLRWLDLGGYEKAMKGTAKEIDKLLSEWLEEHLQKKLLGEKVESDRDFMDVMISALNGSQIDGFDADTICKATTLELILGGTDTTAVTLTWALSLLLRNPLALGKAKEEIDMQIGKDEYIRESDISKLVYLQAIVKETLRLYPPAPFSSPREFTENCILGGYHIKKGTRLIHNLWKIHRDPSVWSNPLDFKPERFLTTHKHVDLRGHNFELLPFGSGRRVCAGMSLGLNMVHFTLANLLHSFDILNPSAEPIDMTEFFGFTNTKATPLEILVKPRQSPNYYETL from the exons ATGGACCTTCTCCTAAATTGCATAAACCTAAACAGTATTGCTATTGCGTCATTCATTTGTCTAATTTTCGTGTGTTTGTTTCTACATAGCAAAAATTCTCGTGGGAAAGATGCTCCAGTAGTGGCTGGTGCATGGCCAATACTTGGTCACCTCTCATTGCTGAATGGCTCACAAGCACCCCACAAAATGATGGGTACTTTGGCTGACAAGTATGGACCCTTATTCACCATCAAGCTTGGTGTGAAACCGGCTTTGGTACTCAGCAACTGGGAAATGTCCAAGGAATTGTTCACCACAAACGACCTTGCCGTTTCGTCTCGCCCTAAACTCGTTGCCGTCGAAGTCATGTCTTACAACCAAGCCTTTGTTGGCTTGGCACCGTATGGACCCTATTGGCGCGAGTTGCGTAAAATTGTTACGTTTGAGTTTCTCTCCAATCGAAGAATCGAACAACGGAGCCACATTCGTGTCTCCGAAGTTCGAACTTCGATTAGAGAGCTATTCCACGTTTGGTCGAGTGGAAATAAGAACGAGTCTAGTTATACTTTGGTGGATATTACGCAATGGTTCGCGTATTTAACTTTCAACATGGTTGTGCGAATGGTCGTTGGGAAGAGGTATTTTGGTGTCATGCACGTTGAAGGCAAAGACAAAGCAGAAaggtttatgaaaaatataagagAGTTCATGAATTTGATGGGGACTTTCACGGTGGCAGATGGGGTTCCTTGTTTGAGGTGGTTGGATTTGGGGGGTTATGAGAAGGCCATGAAGGGAACCGCTAAGGAAATTGATAAATTATTGAGTGAGTGGTTGGAGGAGCACCTTCAGAAGAAGCTTTTGGGTGAAAAGGTTGAAAGTGATAGAGACTTTATGGACGTGATGATTTCAGCACTTAATGGTTCACAAATCGATGGGTTTGATGCTGATACCATATGCAAAGCGACAACCTTG GAGTTGATCTTGGGAGGAACTGATACAACTGCTGTTACTCTTACATGGGCACTTAGTCTTCTATTGCGAAATCCTCTTGCATTGGGAAAGGCCAAAGAAGAAATTGATATGCAAATTGGCAAAGATGAATATATACGTGAGTCAGATATAAGCAAACTTGTGTATCTTCAAGCTATAGTTAAAGAGACACTAAGATTGTATCCACCAGCTCCTTTTTCATCACCTCGTGAATTCACAGAGAATTGCATCCTAGGTGGCTACCACATCAAAAAGGGAACTCGTCTTATCCATAACTTGTGGAAGATCCACAGGGACCCTAGTGTTTGGTCAAATCCACTAGATTTCAAACCAGAAAGGTTTCTTACCACTCACAAACATGTTGATCTTAGGGGTCACAATTTTGAGTTGTTACCCTTTGGAAGTGGGAGAAGAGTTTGTGCTGGAATGTCCCTTGGCTTAAACATGGTTCATTTCACTTTGGCTAATTTATTGCATTCCTTTGACATCTTGAATCCATCGGCTGAACCTATTGACATGACTGAATTCTTTGGATTTACCAACACCAAGGCTACTCCACTTGAGATTTTGGTTAAACCACGTCAGTCTCCCAATTATTATGAAACTTTGTAA